One genomic region from Solwaraspora sp. WMMD792 encodes:
- a CDS encoding radical SAM protein translates to MKVFLVKPPIRGCMVEIGRHVPIGLAYVSGALRAAGHDTEIFDSLAYTEDNHVVPPGELTAIEQAKLDRHPRWQHIMHWGARPERIEAALAASNADVVGISCMFTPYYESAYELARMAKRVLPDAKVILGGQHGTVAFPHVLEVPEIDVVMLGEAEVTTVELLDALSTGRPLTEMLGVAFRCGEALCGCATTGSPHVRPRAPFVADLDSLAPPAADQLDFDRYGAAVTLITSRGCPFSCSFCTVHATVGKQFRARDPERVVDEIEHYVNVYGIRRFLVEDDNFTFDIGRVHAICREIVRRGLDIRLSLPNGMTVVKLTEDLVESMVQAGFDDLFLGLETTDAARLRKMRKGFTSLDKVSAGVALFEKFGLSASAAIIVGLPDQSLDAIIQDAVNLVLAGVEFWTNPFYPIYGSPDYQTCLSRGIVDPLTDPALFDQFNFAFANGVLAADELYTVWVGTLAMALWPKYVVEGAERREQGPVTVAEAGERLVEHSMAQLDPASPEELPATVRAVQERADGLLALSHPLGCVCVMQHVADPDKGAGAEQFCRFAGDMIAAAIALYTGEAQVSSQVGAQTAGDVEGCSFIIRPTDNERIGRIQRRFVELLDQGRKEADPVPAEVAAS, encoded by the coding sequence ATGAAAGTATTCCTCGTTAAGCCGCCGATCCGTGGATGCATGGTAGAAATCGGACGTCACGTGCCTATCGGTCTGGCCTACGTGTCGGGCGCGCTGCGCGCGGCGGGCCACGACACGGAGATCTTCGACTCGTTGGCTTATACCGAGGACAACCACGTAGTTCCGCCTGGCGAGCTGACCGCGATCGAACAGGCGAAGCTGGACCGCCATCCACGGTGGCAGCACATCATGCACTGGGGCGCCCGACCGGAGCGTATCGAAGCTGCCCTGGCAGCCAGTAACGCGGATGTTGTCGGCATCTCATGCATGTTCACCCCCTACTACGAGAGCGCCTACGAGCTGGCCAGAATGGCAAAGCGGGTCCTGCCGGACGCAAAGGTCATACTTGGTGGGCAGCACGGCACCGTCGCTTTCCCGCACGTCCTGGAGGTTCCCGAGATCGACGTGGTAATGCTCGGCGAAGCCGAGGTGACAACCGTCGAGTTGCTTGACGCGTTGAGCACCGGCCGGCCCTTGACCGAGATGCTCGGGGTGGCGTTTCGCTGTGGCGAGGCGCTCTGCGGGTGCGCGACGACCGGCTCGCCGCATGTCCGTCCGCGGGCACCGTTCGTTGCGGATCTCGACTCGCTCGCGCCGCCGGCCGCCGACCAGCTGGACTTCGACCGGTACGGTGCTGCGGTCACCTTGATCACCAGCCGCGGCTGCCCGTTTTCCTGCTCGTTCTGCACCGTGCACGCAACGGTCGGCAAGCAGTTCCGGGCCCGGGACCCGGAGCGCGTCGTCGATGAGATCGAGCACTACGTCAACGTGTACGGGATTCGTCGGTTCCTGGTCGAGGACGACAACTTCACCTTCGACATCGGGCGAGTCCACGCCATTTGCCGGGAGATCGTCCGGCGCGGCCTGGATATCCGCCTTAGTCTGCCGAACGGCATGACCGTCGTGAAACTCACCGAGGACCTGGTGGAAAGCATGGTCCAAGCGGGCTTCGACGACCTCTTTCTTGGGTTGGAGACCACCGACGCAGCTCGATTGCGAAAGATGCGCAAGGGTTTCACCTCGCTGGACAAGGTCTCCGCCGGGGTCGCATTGTTCGAGAAGTTCGGATTGAGCGCGAGCGCAGCGATCATTGTCGGCCTGCCTGACCAGAGTCTCGACGCGATCATTCAGGATGCCGTGAACCTGGTCCTGGCCGGGGTCGAATTCTGGACCAACCCGTTCTATCCAATCTACGGGTCACCGGACTACCAGACCTGCCTGTCGCGGGGCATCGTCGACCCGCTGACCGATCCAGCCTTGTTCGACCAGTTCAACTTTGCCTTCGCAAACGGCGTCCTAGCAGCAGATGAACTGTATACCGTGTGGGTCGGAACTCTGGCCATGGCGCTCTGGCCGAAGTATGTCGTCGAAGGTGCGGAGCGCCGTGAACAGGGACCGGTCACCGTTGCGGAGGCCGGCGAGCGCCTGGTCGAGCACAGCATGGCCCAGTTGGATCCGGCGAGCCCGGAGGAACTGCCGGCCACGGTGCGGGCGGTCCAGGAGAGGGCAGACGGGCTGCTGGCGCTGAGTCATCCGTTGGGATGTGTCTGCGTGATGCAGCACGTCGCGGACCCCGACAAGGGCGCGGGCGCCGAGCAGTTCTGTCGATTCGCGGGCGACATGATCGCTGCCGCCATCGCTTTGTACACCGGCGAGGCGCAGGTCAGTAGCCAGGTGGGGGCGCAGACCGCCGGCGACGTCGAAGGGTGCTCGTTCATCATCCGGCCAACGGACAATGAGCGGATCGGCAGAATCCAACGCCGCTTCGTTGAACTGCTCGATCAGGGACGCAAGGAAGCCGACCCGGTCCCTGCCGAAGTCGCTGCTTCCTGA
- a CDS encoding aminotransferase class III-fold pyridoxal phosphate-dependent enzyme, translating to MKPANLTNQELVERARRVTAAEKYDIETRFSAMIRSGEGAWLTDLEGNRMVDLTAASGTIILGHRHPAVVEAMVRQIRDFGTAFASTLSVPRVELAERLCERYACAEKVVFHKTGSEGTAMAVRLARAATGRELVLSCGYHGWHEWQLASELFGYQQTTGVVGFGYNEKALGRMLEAFGDEVAGVLVSPELLYFDVEFYRRMSALCGRYGVPFMMDEVYTGFRAGPKGVHGLGVPADVVVVSKGLANGHSLAAVMGRRDIIDAYDVSGIQGTYTREVPPMAAALAVLDVLDTPGVYGNAEAMGRRLADGMRDVLVGEGIPNWVGGPELMFDVVLPSDDLGWEIYRTAHEYGVYFEDSGTQLVTMAFDEAAVDHALSAFRKAVRQVVVDRPDLVSGSGGELTQERKLDFAEEAFGGLLRDDERTSMLIEATIEQVVNRDRKVKPVLVPAQD from the coding sequence ATGAAGCCTGCCAACTTGACGAACCAAGAGCTGGTGGAGCGTGCCCGCCGAGTCACTGCGGCGGAAAAGTACGATATCGAGACCCGCTTCTCGGCTATGATTCGGTCGGGCGAGGGCGCGTGGTTGACTGACCTGGAGGGAAACCGGATGGTCGACCTTACCGCCGCCAGCGGAACAATCATTCTCGGACACCGTCATCCTGCGGTGGTTGAGGCTATGGTGCGGCAGATTCGGGATTTTGGTACGGCGTTTGCTTCGACGTTGTCGGTGCCGCGGGTGGAGTTGGCGGAGCGGTTGTGCGAGCGGTATGCCTGTGCGGAGAAGGTGGTGTTCCACAAGACTGGTTCCGAGGGGACTGCGATGGCGGTTCGGCTGGCTCGGGCTGCGACGGGTCGGGAGCTGGTTTTGTCTTGTGGGTATCACGGGTGGCATGAGTGGCAGTTGGCGTCGGAGCTTTTTGGTTATCAGCAGACGACTGGTGTGGTGGGTTTCGGGTACAACGAGAAGGCCTTGGGGAGGATGTTGGAGGCCTTTGGTGATGAGGTGGCGGGGGTGCTTGTCTCGCCTGAGCTGTTGTATTTTGATGTCGAGTTCTATCGTCGGATGTCGGCGTTGTGTGGGCGCTATGGTGTGCCGTTCATGATGGATGAGGTGTATACGGGGTTCCGGGCGGGTCCGAAGGGTGTGCACGGGTTGGGGGTGCCGGCGGACGTGGTGGTGGTGAGTAAGGGGTTGGCGAATGGTCATTCGTTGGCTGCGGTGATGGGTCGGCGGGATATCATCGACGCGTATGATGTGTCGGGGATTCAGGGCACGTACACGCGTGAGGTTCCGCCGATGGCGGCTGCGTTGGCGGTGTTGGATGTTTTGGACACGCCGGGTGTTTATGGGAATGCTGAGGCGATGGGGCGGCGGTTGGCGGATGGTATGCGGGATGTTCTGGTTGGGGAGGGTATTCCGAATTGGGTTGGTGGGCCGGAGTTGATGTTTGATGTGGTTTTGCCGAGTGATGATCTGGGTTGGGAGATTTATCGGACGGCGCATGAGTACGGAGTGTATTTCGAGGATTCTGGTACGCAGTTGGTGACGATGGCGTTTGACGAGGCTGCGGTGGATCATGCGTTGTCGGCGTTCCGGAAGGCTGTGCGTCAGGTGGTCGTGGATCGGCCGGATCTGGTGTCGGGGTCGGGTGGGGAGTTGACGCAGGAGCGGAAGTTGGACTTCGCTGAGGAGGCGTTCGGGGGTCTGCTGCGCGATGATGAGCGGACGAGCATGTTGATCGAAGCGACTATCGAGCAGGTGGTGAACCGGGACCGTAAGGTGAAGCCGGTCCTCGTCCCGGCCCAGGACTGA
- a CDS encoding APH(3') family aminoglycoside O-phosphotransferase, which translates to MRATKMVVAAPISVAGWGNKSDQWVCLGERSSGATVYSVGAEPCFYVKTTPPRHPDDHRFSPAREAERLRWLSEQGLPVPEVVALGRNDELEWVVTRRLPGRPAARHWNPDERWRVIDVVAEVASTLHGLPVEQCPFERRLAQLVHQARVSMSLGALDLDDMDQSHEGWTAQQLWDELSRLTPPPEDDLVVCHGDLCLDNVLVDPETLTLAGILDVDRAGVADRWTDLALALYNIGQDDVWGYGKPHAEHFLRRYGCTTVDQDKLTYFQLLDEFL; encoded by the coding sequence ATGCGGGCCACCAAGATGGTTGTAGCAGCACCGATTTCGGTGGCTGGTTGGGGTAACAAGAGCGATCAATGGGTCTGCCTGGGCGAGCGCTCATCAGGTGCAACCGTCTACAGTGTCGGTGCGGAGCCCTGCTTCTACGTGAAGACGACGCCACCCAGACATCCCGACGACCACAGGTTCAGCCCGGCACGGGAGGCCGAACGTCTCCGTTGGCTGTCCGAGCAGGGACTGCCTGTCCCGGAGGTGGTGGCGCTCGGCCGCAACGACGAGCTGGAATGGGTCGTCACCCGCAGGTTGCCCGGGCGTCCGGCAGCCCGCCACTGGAATCCGGACGAGCGGTGGCGGGTGATCGATGTGGTCGCCGAGGTCGCCAGCACGCTGCACGGGCTGCCGGTCGAGCAGTGCCCGTTCGAGCGGCGGTTGGCCCAACTGGTCCACCAGGCGCGGGTCTCGATGTCGCTCGGCGCCCTGGACCTCGACGACATGGATCAGTCACACGAAGGTTGGACGGCGCAGCAACTCTGGGACGAGTTGAGCCGGCTGACGCCGCCACCCGAGGACGACCTCGTTGTGTGCCACGGTGACCTCTGCCTGGACAACGTGTTGGTGGACCCGGAGACGTTGACCTTGGCCGGGATCCTCGATGTCGATCGGGCCGGGGTCGCTGATCGGTGGACGGATCTTGCACTGGCGCTGTACAACATCGGCCAGGACGACGTCTGGGGTTACGGGAAGCCGCACGCCGAGCACTTCCTCCGACGGTACGGCTGTACGACCGTCGACCAGGACAAACTGACCTACTTCCAGCTGTTGGACGAATTTCTCTGA